ATTGTCATTGCTGCGGATACAGTAGTAGTTTTTAAGGGCCAAATTCTTGGTAAGCCAGCAGATGAAGCTGATGCTAAGAATATGTTAAAATCTTTAAATTCTAATCAGCATCAGGTAATCACTGGTTTAGCAGTTTTGAATTCTAGCAAAGAAAAGATTTTTGTTGAACATAATATAACTGATGTTAAAATGACAAATATGACTGAAAAAGAAATTGATAATTATATTGAGACTGGAGAGCCGATGGGTAAAGCTGGTTCTTATGCTATTCAGGGTTATGGAGGTCTTTTTGTAGAAGAGATTAAAGGCTCATATCATTCAGTTATGGGTTTACCGATTCATCAACTTGCTAAGTTATTAGACAAATTTAATTATGGAATCCTATAAGAGAAAGGAGCTAATTTTGATGGATGGTCTACAGACCAATTTTACCATCAAAGAATTACCAGCTGAGGAGAGGCCAAGAGAAAAGCTTTTAAAAAAAGGCAGTGCATTTTTATCAACAGCAGAACTTTTGGCTCTAGTAATTAGAACTGGAAACAGAGAGAGAACTGCCGTTGAGCTGGCACAGGATTTGCTTAATTTTTATGGAGGACTAGAAGGGCTTCAGGATTTAAGTTGTGAAGAACTGCAGGTAATTAACGGAATTGGAACTGCCAAAGCTGCTCAAATTAATGCTGTTATAGAATTGAGTCGTCGAATTGCTGCTTTAAAAAATCAAAAAAAAGATCTGGTAAGCAATCCAATTCAGGCAGCAGAATTACTGGCAGGTGAGATGCGGTTTTTAAAGCAGGAAGTTTTGCGGGTAATACTTCTAGATGT
Above is a window of Halanaerobium saccharolyticum subsp. saccharolyticum DSM 6643 DNA encoding:
- a CDS encoding Maf family protein, coding for MIKKANNVTSNLKLVLASASPRREEILKKLNLKFTIVPAKINEENFSNSDPIELVKTLALEKAKSVSELVEEAIVIAADTVVVFKGQILGKPADEADAKNMLKSLNSNQHQVITGLAVLNSSKEKIFVEHNITDVKMTNMTEKEIDNYIETGEPMGKAGSYAIQGYGGLFVEEIKGSYHSVMGLPIHQLAKLLDKFNYGIL
- the radC gene encoding RadC family protein, giving the protein MDGLQTNFTIKELPAEERPREKLLKKGSAFLSTAELLALVIRTGNRERTAVELAQDLLNFYGGLEGLQDLSCEELQVINGIGTAKAAQINAVIELSRRIAALKNQKKDLVSNPIQAAELLAGEMRFLKQEVLRVILLDVKNKVIAVPEISRGGLSSSIVHPREVFKEAIRRSSAALILVHNHPSGDPTPSADDISITKKLVKTGKIIGIEVMDHIIIAGDKYLSFKEKGLF